From Pontibacter actiniarum, a single genomic window includes:
- the aroQ gene encoding type II 3-dehydroquinate dehydratase, whose protein sequence is MKILILNGPNLNLLGVREKSVYGNRSFEDYFEELKEAFPALELSYFQSNTEGTLIDKLHEVGFSYKGIVFNAGAYTHTSVALSDAIRAIDTPVVEVHISNVYAREAWRQKSMIAPYCKGSISGFGLESYRLALQYFERLKPKQIGFNV, encoded by the coding sequence ATGAAAATTCTCATCCTGAACGGTCCGAACCTGAACCTGCTAGGCGTACGCGAAAAGTCCGTATACGGCAACCGCTCTTTTGAAGATTACTTCGAGGAGCTGAAGGAGGCATTCCCGGCGCTGGAGCTGTCTTACTTCCAGTCTAACACAGAGGGAACGCTGATTGACAAACTGCACGAGGTGGGCTTTAGCTACAAAGGCATTGTGTTTAACGCCGGTGCCTACACCCACACGTCGGTGGCGCTTTCGGATGCGATCCGGGCCATAGACACGCCGGTGGTGGAGGTGCACATTTCCAATGTGTACGCACGCGAGGCCTGGCGCCAGAAGAGCATGATCGCCCCTTATTGCAAGGGCAGCATCAGCGGGTTTGGCCTGGAAAGCTACCGCCTTGCCCTGCAGTACTTTGAGCGGTTAAAGCCGAAGCAGATCGGCTTTAACGTATAA
- the xerD gene encoding site-specific tyrosine recombinase XerD translates to MNWRICIKQFEEYLKLEKSLSRHSVEAYERDVRKLVDFMDAKGLQVAPEDMKPAILRDFLEWINELGMTPHSQARTLSGIRAFYKFLIMEDMMQTDPTDTIEAPKLDRKLPDTLAFHEIEQLLSAIDLSTPEGTRNRAMLETLYSSGLRVSELLDLRISNLYADAGFLKISGKGEKERLVPIGRDALKHIQLYRDGIRCHLNIKKGNEDILFLNRRGAKMSRVMVFTIIKDLTAKAGIQKTVSPHTFRHSFATHLIEGGADLRAVQEMLGHESITTTEIYTHLDRDYLKQVIKEFHPRS, encoded by the coding sequence GTGAACTGGCGCATCTGTATAAAGCAATTCGAGGAGTATCTAAAACTGGAGAAGTCACTGTCGCGGCACTCTGTAGAGGCCTATGAGCGGGATGTGCGCAAGCTGGTTGACTTTATGGATGCGAAAGGGCTGCAGGTGGCGCCGGAGGATATGAAGCCGGCCATCCTGCGTGATTTTCTGGAGTGGATAAACGAGCTCGGCATGACGCCGCACTCACAGGCCCGCACCCTTTCCGGCATCCGCGCCTTTTACAAGTTCCTCATCATGGAAGACATGATGCAGACCGACCCCACCGACACGATTGAGGCGCCAAAGCTGGACCGGAAGCTGCCCGACACGCTGGCCTTCCACGAGATTGAGCAGCTGCTGTCGGCCATCGACCTGTCTACCCCCGAAGGCACCCGCAACCGCGCCATGCTGGAAACGCTCTACAGCTCCGGGCTGCGCGTATCGGAGCTGCTGGACCTGCGCATCAGCAACCTGTATGCCGACGCAGGCTTTCTGAAGATCTCCGGCAAGGGGGAGAAGGAGCGGCTGGTGCCCATTGGCCGCGATGCCCTCAAGCACATTCAGCTGTACCGCGACGGCATCCGCTGCCACCTTAACATCAAAAAGGGAAACGAAGACATCCTGTTCCTGAACCGCAGGGGCGCTAAGATGTCGCGCGTCATGGTGTTTACCATCATCAAAGACCTTACGGCAAAGGCTGGGATCCAGAAAACAGTGAGCCCCCACACGTTCCGCCACTCGTTTGCCACGCACCTGATTGAGGGCGGCGCCGACCTGCGCGCCGTGCAGGAAATGCTGGGGCACGAGTCTATCACCACCACCGAAATCTACACGCACTTAGACCGGGATTACCTGAAGCAGGTGATCAAAGAGTTTCACCCGCGCAGCTAA
- a CDS encoding DEAD/DEAH box helicase, whose product MPFSKLGLSAPLLKAIEAQLYEQPYPIQQQAIPAILQGKDVLGIAQTGSGKTASFVLPMLEKLQRTAPSRNRFVEALILVPTRELAVQVNEVFKTFGAALPRRVKTLAVYGGVSINPQMLQLSGTDVLVATPGRLLDLIESRAVHLSEVKTLVLDEADKMLNLGFKEEMDRILALLPPKRQNILFSATLGGDVQAVQETLLHSPVTIAVETESTSPEQIAQVAYQVAPEKKGPFLRYLIKHHSLQQVLVFVSATRTADNLVDKLNKNGIEAAAMHSKKSQGARTDALTKFKAGKLRVLVATDLASRGIDIQLLPHVINYDLPRSPKDYVHRIGRTGRAGATGEAISLITPEDAHHFKIIQKKMGKQVPVEATEDIDLKGF is encoded by the coding sequence ATGCCTTTCTCTAAACTTGGCCTGTCCGCACCACTTCTAAAAGCCATTGAGGCCCAGCTTTACGAGCAGCCTTACCCTATTCAGCAGCAGGCAATTCCGGCCATTCTGCAGGGGAAGGACGTACTGGGAATCGCACAGACGGGCTCGGGTAAAACCGCCAGCTTTGTGTTGCCCATGCTAGAGAAGCTGCAGCGCACGGCACCATCCCGGAACAGGTTTGTAGAGGCGCTTATACTTGTGCCGACCCGTGAGCTGGCAGTGCAGGTAAACGAGGTCTTTAAAACGTTTGGCGCCGCGCTCCCGAGGAGAGTGAAAACGCTGGCTGTATACGGTGGTGTGTCTATAAACCCACAGATGCTGCAGCTATCGGGCACGGATGTACTGGTGGCAACGCCGGGCCGCCTGCTGGACCTGATCGAATCCAGGGCCGTGCACCTCTCTGAGGTAAAGACACTGGTGCTGGACGAGGCTGACAAAATGCTGAACCTGGGCTTTAAGGAGGAGATGGACCGCATACTGGCCCTGCTGCCGCCCAAGCGCCAGAACATCCTTTTCTCGGCAACGCTGGGGGGAGATGTGCAGGCCGTACAGGAGACACTGCTGCACAGCCCGGTAACGATTGCGGTAGAAACAGAAAGCACAAGCCCGGAGCAGATCGCCCAGGTCGCTTACCAGGTCGCGCCGGAAAAGAAGGGGCCGTTTTTAAGGTACCTGATCAAGCACCACAGCCTGCAGCAGGTGCTGGTGTTCGTCTCGGCAACGCGCACCGCCGACAACCTGGTGGACAAGCTCAACAAAAACGGTATTGAGGCGGCTGCCATGCACAGCAAAAAAAGCCAGGGAGCCAGAACCGATGCCTTAACGAAGTTTAAAGCAGGCAAGCTGCGCGTGTTGGTGGCCACCGACCTGGCCTCCCGCGGCATCGACATCCAGCTTCTGCCGCATGTCATCAACTACGATCTGCCCCGCTCCCCCAAAGACTATGTGCACCGCATTGGCCGCACCGGGCGTGCGGGCGCCACAGGCGAGGCCATTTCCCTGATCACGCCGGAAGACGCGCACCATTTCAAGATCATCCAGAAGAAGATGGGCAAGCAGGTGCCGGTAGAGGCCACCGAGGATATAGACCTGAAGGGCTTTTAG
- a CDS encoding CPBP family intramembrane glutamic endopeptidase, giving the protein MALTSTSVEVLPASTPPETTYSLAGAWGFVGVLLLTFFGGSVVSLGLALALGHPTSESFLTFVGYTIPFLLYAWYLKRKGLLSELLAAVSRWQPGPLLLYPLLVLLVPSIQVVIEPVTSLIPMPESVKEMFLSRLGGGDLFTVLTVVVAAPVLEEVVLRGQLLRSLLHKYSAAKAITWSSIMFAVIHMNPWQGVGAFVLGLFLGWIYYRTRSLWACIFFHFVNNLFSTVMIQLMPEGADKFATLYEQVGDATAYTLIYGAAVVVLLAVIVCMSRTFKGLGEEAELVKESC; this is encoded by the coding sequence ATGGCGCTAACGTCTACTTCTGTGGAGGTGCTTCCTGCCTCAACTCCTCCCGAAACAACTTATTCGCTTGCCGGCGCCTGGGGCTTTGTGGGCGTGCTGCTGCTGACGTTCTTTGGTGGCAGTGTGGTAAGCCTGGGGCTTGCCCTGGCGCTAGGGCACCCAACCTCTGAGTCTTTCTTAACCTTTGTGGGGTACACTATTCCATTTCTGCTTTACGCCTGGTACCTGAAGCGGAAGGGCCTCTTATCGGAGCTGCTGGCAGCGGTAAGCCGGTGGCAGCCGGGGCCTTTATTGCTCTATCCGCTGCTCGTGCTGTTGGTGCCAAGTATACAGGTGGTCATAGAGCCGGTTACGAGCCTGATCCCGATGCCGGAGTCGGTAAAGGAGATGTTTCTGTCGCGCTTGGGCGGCGGCGACCTTTTCACCGTCCTGACAGTTGTTGTTGCGGCGCCTGTTTTAGAGGAGGTAGTGCTGCGCGGCCAATTGCTCCGGAGCTTGCTGCATAAGTACAGCGCTGCCAAAGCCATTACCTGGTCCAGCATCATGTTTGCCGTTATCCACATGAACCCGTGGCAGGGAGTAGGGGCTTTCGTGCTGGGGCTGTTCCTGGGGTGGATCTATTACAGAACGCGATCGCTGTGGGCCTGCATCTTCTTTCACTTTGTAAACAACCTTTTCTCCACCGTTATGATACAGCTCATGCCGGAGGGGGCCGATAAGTTCGCGACCCTTTACGAGCAGGTGGGCGATGCAACGGCTTATACTTTGATCTATGGTGCTGCCGTTGTGGTATTGTTAGCTGTTATCGTGTGCATGAGCCGAACTTTTAAGGGCTTGGGAGAGGAGGCGGAGTTGGTGAAGGAGTCGTGCTGA
- a CDS encoding quinone-dependent dihydroorotate dehydrogenase, producing MYKSLLRPLLFQLDPEKVHYLSTDALRASMKLPFARSMAESMFKVNDPRLERELFGLTFPNPVGLAAGFDKDAMLVDELAELGFGFVEIGTLTPKPQPGNEKPRLFRLPEDKAIVNRMGFNNKGVDAAVRRLEKRKSNIIVGGNIGKNKVTPNEEALSDYLYCFKALFHVVDYFVVNVSSPNTPDLRALQDKEPLQRLLVSLQEENQKMGTPKPLLLKIAPDLNLNQLNDIIEIAIEAKLSGIIGTNTTVSRQGLLTPEARVQEIGMGGLSGKPLTTHSTQIIRHLRTFLPPEIRLIGVGGIMTAADAVEKMNAGADLVQLYTGFIYEGPSLISQINKKLLSR from the coding sequence GTGTACAAAAGCCTGCTGCGCCCGCTGCTCTTTCAACTCGACCCCGAGAAAGTACATTACTTGTCTACCGACGCCCTCCGCGCTTCCATGAAGCTGCCTTTTGCCAGAAGCATGGCAGAAAGCATGTTTAAAGTAAACGACCCGCGGCTGGAGCGTGAGCTGTTCGGCCTTACGTTTCCGAACCCGGTGGGCCTGGCGGCTGGCTTTGACAAGGATGCCATGCTGGTGGATGAGCTGGCCGAGCTGGGCTTCGGCTTCGTGGAAATCGGCACCCTGACTCCTAAGCCACAGCCCGGAAACGAGAAGCCGCGCCTGTTTCGCCTGCCGGAAGATAAGGCCATCGTTAACCGCATGGGCTTTAACAACAAAGGCGTGGATGCGGCTGTCAGAAGGTTGGAAAAGCGCAAAAGCAACATCATTGTGGGGGGGAACATCGGCAAGAACAAAGTAACGCCGAATGAGGAGGCCCTGAGCGACTACCTCTACTGCTTTAAGGCCCTGTTCCACGTGGTGGACTACTTTGTGGTGAACGTAAGCTCGCCCAACACACCTGATTTGCGCGCGCTGCAGGACAAAGAGCCCCTGCAAAGGCTGCTGGTATCGCTGCAGGAGGAGAACCAGAAGATGGGAACACCCAAGCCGCTGCTGCTTAAGATCGCACCGGACCTGAACCTGAACCAGCTGAATGACATCATCGAAATTGCCATAGAGGCCAAGTTGAGCGGCATTATCGGCACGAACACCACCGTGAGCCGTCAGGGCCTGCTAACACCGGAGGCACGGGTGCAGGAGATTGGCATGGGTGGCCTGAGCGGAAAGCCGCTCACCACGCACTCTACCCAGATTATCCGCCACCTGCGCACGTTTCTGCCGCCGGAGATCCGCCTGATCGGGGTGGGGGGCATTATGACGGCCGCCGATGCCGTCGAAAAAATGAACGCCGGTGCCGACCTGGTGCAACTTTACACGGGCTTTATTTATGAGGGGCCTTCCCTGATAAGCCAAATCAATAAAAAATTACTCTCCAGATAA
- a CDS encoding FtsK/SpoIIIE family DNA translocase: protein MAKNTYRDDTLQAGRKNEVRGKNEPRGANVPKGQKPKKEKKKWSFRIPTPKINLRLGFMQDRRFKLTVGFTFLLFSFFLTIAFVSYLFTGNADQSVVETVSGTGLKESGQEAENWLGLFGAWLSHIFINDLVGIGAFFFIPVLFFTGSKIVFKRVNVSLSYVLGLCSFCMLWLSLTMGYVVFSAGALGRLGFLGGAVGVETAIWLNSLIGWGSWLLLGFLLLVFVVSFFNITSINWSAAKPAELATAVATPDKNYADSLGDVLGAKTSNINHNADPTASLEYEEEEEEPPFEEDEEINRALEMELSSLPQQQQQKPEPPAAPEKPASPSLELDIDLPEDTLLDDAMADEEEDEEPEMALQIEETPEEEAVIGDMENYDPTLDLARYQYPNIELLNDYGANKIQVTKEELEANKDKIVDTLANYNISIASIKATIGPTVTLYEIVPDAGVRISKIKNLEDDIALSLAALGIRIIAPIPGKGTIGIEVPNTKKEMVSIRSILSTEKFMKSDMDLPIAFGKTITNEVFVTDLAKMPHLLMAGATGQGKSVGLNTILTSLLYKRHPSQLKFVLVDPKKVELSLFNKIERHFLAKLPDSEEAIITDTKKVVNTLNSLCMEMDMRYDLLKDAGCRNLKEYNRKFVERKLNPQKGHRFMPYIVLVIDELADLMMTAGKEVETPIARLAQLARAIGIHLVVATQRPSVNVITGIIKANFPARISFKVTSKIDSRTILDAGGADQLIGQGDMLFSIGSDMIRIQCAFVDTPEVDRICDHIGEQQGYSDAYLLPEFVGDEGGNEKADFDPSNRDPLFEEAARVIVQHQQGSTSLLQRRLKLGYNRAGRLIDQLESAGIVGPFEGSKAREVLIPDEYSLEQLLNTLG from the coding sequence ATGGCCAAGAATACTTACAGAGACGACACGCTGCAAGCAGGGCGGAAGAATGAGGTGCGTGGTAAGAATGAGCCACGTGGGGCAAATGTGCCGAAAGGGCAGAAGCCGAAGAAAGAAAAGAAGAAGTGGTCTTTCCGGATTCCCACTCCCAAGATTAATCTAAGATTAGGTTTTATGCAGGACCGCCGTTTTAAACTGACGGTGGGCTTCACGTTCCTGCTATTCTCCTTTTTCCTGACCATTGCCTTTGTTTCTTACCTGTTCACGGGCAACGCCGACCAGAGCGTGGTGGAGACGGTGAGCGGCACCGGCCTGAAGGAGTCGGGGCAGGAGGCGGAAAACTGGCTGGGCCTGTTCGGTGCCTGGCTGTCGCATATCTTTATCAATGACCTGGTGGGCATCGGAGCCTTCTTCTTTATACCGGTACTGTTCTTTACGGGCTCCAAGATCGTATTTAAGCGCGTGAACGTGTCGCTGAGCTATGTGCTGGGCCTGTGCAGCTTCTGTATGCTGTGGCTGAGCCTGACGATGGGCTATGTGGTCTTTTCGGCAGGTGCCCTGGGGCGCCTGGGCTTCTTGGGAGGCGCTGTGGGCGTGGAGACGGCTATATGGCTCAACAGCCTCATCGGCTGGGGCTCCTGGCTGCTGCTGGGCTTCCTGCTGCTGGTGTTTGTGGTGAGTTTCTTTAACATTACAAGTATAAACTGGAGCGCCGCAAAACCGGCGGAGCTGGCTACGGCTGTAGCCACACCGGATAAGAACTACGCCGATAGCCTGGGCGATGTGCTGGGCGCCAAAACGAGCAACATCAACCATAACGCCGACCCAACGGCCTCGCTGGAGTATGAAGAGGAGGAGGAAGAGCCGCCGTTTGAGGAGGATGAGGAGATAAACCGGGCCCTGGAGATGGAGCTGAGTTCGCTGCCACAGCAGCAGCAGCAAAAGCCGGAGCCGCCTGCCGCCCCTGAGAAACCTGCTTCCCCGTCTTTAGAGCTGGATATCGACCTGCCGGAAGATACCCTGCTGGACGATGCTATGGCGGACGAGGAGGAAGACGAAGAGCCGGAAATGGCCCTGCAGATAGAAGAAACGCCTGAGGAGGAAGCCGTGATCGGAGACATGGAGAACTATGATCCGACGCTGGACCTAGCGCGTTACCAGTACCCGAACATCGAGCTGCTGAACGACTACGGCGCCAACAAGATTCAGGTAACCAAGGAGGAGCTGGAGGCGAACAAAGATAAGATCGTGGATACGCTGGCCAACTATAACATCAGTATTGCCAGCATCAAGGCCACCATCGGGCCTACCGTTACCCTCTACGAGATTGTGCCGGATGCCGGTGTGCGCATCTCCAAGATCAAAAACCTGGAAGATGACATTGCCCTGAGCTTAGCGGCCCTGGGTATCCGTATCATCGCCCCGATTCCAGGCAAGGGTACCATTGGTATTGAGGTGCCGAACACGAAGAAGGAGATGGTCTCCATCCGCTCTATCCTCTCCACGGAGAAGTTCATGAAGAGCGACATGGACCTGCCGATCGCCTTCGGTAAAACCATCACCAACGAGGTGTTTGTAACGGACCTGGCCAAGATGCCGCACTTGCTGATGGCGGGTGCCACCGGCCAGGGTAAATCCGTAGGTCTGAACACCATCCTGACCTCGCTGCTCTACAAGCGCCACCCTTCGCAGCTCAAGTTCGTGCTCGTGGACCCGAAGAAGGTGGAGCTGTCGCTGTTCAACAAGATTGAGCGGCACTTCCTGGCCAAGCTGCCGGATAGCGAGGAAGCCATCATTACCGACACCAAAAAGGTGGTGAACACGCTGAACTCGCTCTGTATGGAGATGGACATGCGCTACGACCTGCTGAAGGATGCCGGCTGCCGTAACCTGAAAGAGTATAACCGCAAGTTTGTGGAGCGTAAGCTGAACCCGCAGAAGGGCCACCGCTTTATGCCCTACATCGTGCTGGTGATAGACGAGCTCGCCGACCTGATGATGACGGCCGGTAAAGAGGTGGAAACACCTATTGCGCGCCTGGCGCAGCTGGCCCGTGCCATTGGTATACACCTGGTGGTGGCCACGCAGCGTCCGTCGGTCAACGTGATCACAGGTATTATCAAGGCCAACTTCCCGGCGCGTATTTCCTTTAAGGTAACCTCTAAGATCGACTCCCGCACGATTCTGGATGCCGGTGGAGCCGACCAGCTGATCGGCCAGGGCGACATGCTCTTCTCCATCGGGTCGGATATGATCCGCATCCAGTGTGCCTTTGTGGATACGCCGGAGGTAGACAGGATCTGCGACCACATTGGTGAGCAGCAGGGCTACAGCGATGCCTACCTGCTGCCTGAGTTTGTGGGCGATGAAGGCGGAAACGAAAAAGCCGACTTCGACCCAAGCAACCGCGACCCTTTGTTTGAGGAGGCTGCCCGTGTGATTGTGCAGCACCAGCAGGGAAGCACCTCCTTGCTGCAGCGCCGCCTGAAGCTGGGCTACAACCGCGCCGGCCGCCTGATAGATCAGTTGGAGTCTGCCGGTATCGTGGGGCCGTTTGAGGGAAGCAAGGCGCGCGAAGTTTTAATTCCGGACGAGTATAGTTTGGAACAGTTATTGAATACCCTCGGGTAG
- a CDS encoding LolA family protein, translating into MKKFVSLLLLALMFVNLAFAQQDPKAGKILNAMSQKYRTMKAFKADFAQTLENPSAKVKETMNGNITVSGDKYRLGVSGQEIISDGKTMYTFLKDANEVTITETDAEAEAMAPSKIFDMYKKGYKYAYAGTETLGGVKHDVIELSPEDRKNPIYKVRLYISQKDKTLKSWEMFRNNGNRYTYTINNFQANPSLASDAFTFNKAKYKGVSVVDLR; encoded by the coding sequence ATGAAAAAATTTGTATCCTTACTGTTGCTCGCCCTGATGTTCGTAAACCTGGCTTTTGCACAGCAAGACCCTAAGGCCGGCAAAATCCTGAACGCCATGAGCCAGAAGTACAGAACAATGAAGGCTTTTAAGGCGGATTTCGCGCAGACACTGGAAAACCCTTCGGCTAAGGTAAAGGAAACCATGAACGGAAACATTACCGTGAGCGGCGATAAGTACAGGCTGGGTGTAAGCGGTCAGGAGATTATCAGCGACGGTAAAACGATGTATACGTTCCTGAAGGATGCGAACGAGGTAACGATCACGGAGACAGATGCTGAGGCAGAGGCCATGGCGCCAAGCAAGATCTTCGACATGTATAAGAAAGGCTATAAGTACGCGTATGCAGGTACAGAAACGCTTGGCGGCGTGAAGCACGATGTCATAGAGCTTTCTCCGGAGGACCGTAAGAACCCGATCTACAAAGTACGCCTGTACATCAGCCAGAAAGACAAGACCCTGAAAAGCTGGGAGATGTTCCGCAACAACGGCAACCGCTATACTTATACGATCAATAACTTTCAGGCAAACCCATCGCTTGCCTCCGATGCCTTTACATTCAACAAAGCCAAGTATAAAGGCGTGAGTGTGGTGGATTTACGATAA
- the pyrF gene encoding orotidine-5'-phosphate decarboxylase, producing the protein MTREQLFEQILKKKSYLCIGLDTDPLKLPQHLLDFEDPVFEFNRQIIEATADLCVAYKPNIAFYEAQGPQGWVSLQKTLEVIPKEVFTIADAKRGDIGNTSELYARAFFENMDFDSVTVAPYMGADSVKPFLTQGGKFVVLLALTSNAGSQDFQMLRLEDGSEEYLFEQVLRTSQEWGNADNMMYVVGATQAEYVQRVRRIVPDSFLLVPGVGAQGGSLADISRLGMNRQCGLLVNSARAIIYASSGFDFAERAREAAFAVQREMEALLEELLVG; encoded by the coding sequence ATGACCAGAGAGCAGCTTTTCGAGCAGATCCTGAAAAAGAAGTCCTACCTGTGCATCGGCCTCGACACCGACCCGCTAAAGCTCCCGCAGCACCTGCTGGACTTTGAGGACCCCGTCTTCGAGTTTAACCGCCAGATAATTGAGGCCACCGCTGACCTTTGTGTGGCTTACAAGCCAAATATTGCCTTTTATGAGGCGCAGGGGCCGCAAGGGTGGGTAAGCCTGCAGAAGACCCTGGAGGTGATTCCGAAAGAAGTTTTCACGATTGCCGATGCCAAGCGCGGCGACATTGGAAACACCTCTGAGCTTTATGCCCGTGCCTTCTTCGAGAACATGGACTTCGACTCTGTTACGGTTGCCCCGTACATGGGGGCCGATTCTGTAAAGCCTTTCCTGACGCAGGGCGGTAAGTTTGTAGTCCTGCTCGCCCTGACATCGAATGCCGGCAGCCAGGATTTCCAGATGCTGCGCCTGGAGGATGGCAGCGAGGAGTACCTTTTTGAGCAGGTGCTGAGAACGAGCCAGGAGTGGGGTAACGCCGACAACATGATGTATGTGGTGGGTGCCACGCAGGCAGAGTACGTGCAGCGCGTGCGCCGGATCGTGCCGGATAGCTTCCTGCTGGTGCCGGGGGTGGGCGCACAGGGCGGTAGCCTGGCGGATATCTCTCGCCTGGGCATGAACCGCCAGTGCGGTTTGTTGGTCAACTCGGCCCGCGCCATCATTTATGCCTCGTCCGGTTTTGATTTTGCTGAAAGGGCCCGCGAAGCCGCCTTTGCCGTGCAGCGCGAGATGGAGGCACTGCTGGAGGAGTTGCTGGTGGGGTGA
- a CDS encoding S41 family peptidase, whose translation MLKTIATVFLVFISLLSSAQTTSGSGDRLQLLLQDVIAKAKQFSVYKSRVDWPVLEAEVLLKGDSLISDAEFTRRVKLIFQALGDKHARLVFKGKMIRHKDGPPLDVRPALKGVFGGKSPEIRTSTLESGYGYILVPGTNKNDNMTNQQYQDSLCSLGLASLKGLVIDLRLNEGGSIHPMFTGFSQLFGTKTIGYTFGIKGNRISKLSVKNGSYYYDKYRATSVHNRCQPNKGLRIVVLTSQITSSAGEMLAVAFKGRDRTLFIGENTAGYITMVSGFKLNDSYLGLSSSFIADRNKNVYKEYVQPDVEMIEGDNFEDLQEDAKVQAALQWLKEE comes from the coding sequence ATGTTGAAGACTATAGCAACTGTGTTTCTGGTTTTCATTTCGCTTCTCTCCAGTGCTCAGACTACATCAGGCAGTGGCGATAGGCTGCAACTTCTCCTTCAGGATGTTATTGCTAAAGCAAAGCAGTTCTCTGTCTATAAGTCAAGAGTAGACTGGCCTGTATTGGAGGCTGAAGTGCTCCTAAAGGGAGACAGTTTGATTTCAGATGCCGAGTTTACCCGGAGGGTGAAACTCATATTTCAAGCCTTGGGGGATAAGCATGCCCGTTTAGTTTTTAAAGGTAAAATGATAAGGCACAAAGATGGGCCACCACTTGATGTGCGCCCGGCCCTGAAAGGTGTCTTTGGAGGGAAATCGCCGGAAATAAGGACCAGCACCCTGGAAAGCGGGTACGGCTACATACTGGTTCCTGGAACAAATAAAAATGATAATATGACGAACCAACAGTACCAAGACAGCTTGTGCAGCCTTGGTTTGGCAAGTTTAAAAGGTCTTGTTATTGATCTCCGGTTGAACGAAGGCGGCAGCATCCACCCTATGTTCACAGGATTTAGCCAGCTCTTTGGTACGAAGACTATAGGCTATACTTTTGGTATTAAGGGGAATAGAATCAGTAAGTTGTCTGTTAAAAACGGCAGCTACTACTATGATAAGTACAGAGCGACATCTGTGCACAACAGGTGCCAACCTAATAAAGGGCTTAGGATAGTTGTACTGACAAGCCAGATAACAAGCAGTGCTGGCGAAATGCTTGCTGTCGCTTTCAAAGGAAGAGACAGAACTTTATTTATTGGCGAAAACACCGCTGGCTATATTACCATGGTTAGTGGATTTAAGTTGAATGATAGCTATCTTGGCCTTTCATCGAGCTTTATTGCAGACCGAAACAAGAATGTATATAAGGAGTATGTGCAGCCAGATGTGGAAATGATAGAGGGGGATAATTTTGAGGATTTACAAGAGGATGCAAAAGTACAGGCGGCACTCCAATGGCTAAAGGAGGAATAG
- a CDS encoding zinc ribbon domain-containing protein YjdM: MSEEMKQCPKCNSPYGYAMGEETYACPECGNEWNPSETEEEAGLKVVDANGNILQDGDSVVVIKDLPVKGAPKPVKAGTKVKNIRLTDGDHNIDCKIDGFGSMGLKSEFVRKA, from the coding sequence ATGTCAGAAGAAATGAAGCAATGCCCAAAATGTAATTCACCCTACGGGTATGCAATGGGAGAGGAAACCTACGCTTGCCCGGAGTGTGGAAATGAGTGGAACCCGAGTGAAACTGAAGAAGAGGCAGGCTTAAAGGTAGTAGATGCTAACGGAAACATACTTCAGGACGGCGATTCTGTTGTCGTGATCAAGGATTTGCCGGTAAAAGGTGCTCCAAAGCCCGTAAAGGCTGGCACAAAGGTAAAAAACATCCGGCTGACAGACGGAGACCATAACATTGACTGCAAAATCGATGGCTTTGGCTCCATGGGGCTTAAATCTGAGTTTGTGAGAAAGGCATAG
- a CDS encoding DUF1456 family protein, translated as MNNNDILRRIRYTFDYGDNKMIDLFGSGGKQVTRAEVSDWLKKEDDPECKELGDEQLAAFLNGFINEKRGKKEGPQPEPEKKLNNNIILRKLKIALNLKDEDMLEILDMVDFRLSKHELSAFFRNPNQSQYRPLKDQILRNFLHGMQLKYHGK; from the coding sequence ATGAACAACAACGACATACTCCGCCGCATCCGCTATACCTTTGACTACGGCGATAATAAAATGATAGACCTGTTTGGCTCAGGCGGCAAGCAGGTAACACGGGCAGAGGTGAGCGACTGGCTGAAGAAAGAGGACGACCCGGAGTGCAAGGAGCTGGGCGATGAGCAGCTGGCGGCTTTCCTGAACGGCTTCATTAACGAGAAGCGCGGCAAAAAGGAGGGACCGCAGCCAGAGCCGGAGAAAAAGCTGAACAACAACATCATCCTCCGCAAGCTGAAAATAGCCCTTAACCTGAAAGACGAGGACATGCTGGAGATTCTGGACATGGTGGACTTCCGCTTGAGCAAGCACGAGCTAAGCGCTTTTTTCCGGAACCCTAACCAGAGCCAGTACCGCCCGCTGAAAGACCAGATACTGCGTAACTTTTTGCACGGGATGCAGCTAAAGTACCATGGGAAATAA